In Anaerolineae bacterium, the following are encoded in one genomic region:
- a CDS encoding DUF4091 domain-containing protein produces the protein MPCRIFRAILIILLGVVIGCEATSAQNAPLTWWVVGSTVKVLPTAVPPAQPETPILLYAARREYVPFQIVLRANQIALKFDALSVSYPEEYFGLQLYREQYVPMLHVPDPEIVSLARLTDAGAIPDGLRPFDSPFEVRTEQPTVIWADLYVQPETPPGDYTLTLTIKGMGERRVTVRVYPVDLEPQPAVTVIIPEDADWTIPFFGGDDPTAFHRAMNTLLLAHGVVPGTFVAQPVMIADGWDFSPLDAELDALPTGAFFYAPLPYDDRSGQYLLRDEHGRPYQQAMFDDPQFVRQAEAFFRALADYLRSKDRLEGALVYPDDETRWVGDEPWHAGPRGYARLSRWTAIVRVAGLRVTASGVDPVPPGPAELGWLDPDLVTDDTHVHVDVLDAAPEVFAAWMSRPGKSSSVYLNEYGDLIDLTAAIQRGLIWHVYARDVRMIAGYSALEWVGSEDYDLVDPWQDVTALYPVSGYGGGALVWPGPQPSIRLKLLREGLEDTRLLDLYAQATSPEEARDLARQLTPGPLAHQNPPADLWDQAHEALLVALTEGERADFSNFRPLPAAITQDYLLIDFDRLGQPEEWGFTGVTAEVVESPWAESGQALRLTFDSEANEAGLWFETSDWEGWRALQFEVRSLSPYFTTLDVGLTDADGHYLLLPDKGLLLGPNADMTVTLPLLIPMDETEPFDWSQIRYFSLQVATSYEARDGFGQWGVYPLGSRTLILDNFRLVK, from the coding sequence ATGCCCTGCAGGATCTTCAGAGCAATCCTGATCATTCTGCTGGGGGTGGTAATTGGCTGTGAAGCAACCAGTGCGCAGAACGCACCGCTGACATGGTGGGTGGTGGGCAGTACAGTTAAGGTGCTGCCCACCGCCGTTCCTCCTGCACAGCCAGAAACACCTATCCTCCTGTATGCGGCGCGGCGGGAGTACGTCCCCTTCCAGATTGTGCTGCGTGCCAACCAGATCGCGCTCAAGTTTGATGCGCTTTCCGTGTCCTATCCTGAGGAGTACTTCGGCCTACAGCTCTATCGTGAGCAGTATGTGCCCATGTTGCATGTTCCGGATCCGGAGATAGTCTCGCTGGCCCGCCTGACGGACGCGGGCGCTATCCCTGATGGATTGCGCCCATTTGATAGCCCCTTTGAGGTGCGGACTGAGCAACCCACCGTCATCTGGGCTGATCTCTATGTGCAACCGGAGACACCGCCGGGGGACTACACGTTAACGCTGACCATCAAAGGCATGGGCGAACGCCGCGTTACGGTTCGTGTATACCCGGTTGATCTGGAACCGCAACCGGCGGTGACCGTGATCATCCCTGAAGACGCTGACTGGACGATCCCCTTCTTTGGTGGCGATGATCCGACAGCTTTCCACCGGGCGATGAATACCTTGCTGCTGGCGCATGGTGTGGTACCGGGGACTTTTGTGGCCCAGCCCGTAATGATAGCGGATGGCTGGGATTTCTCGCCGCTGGATGCGGAACTGGATGCGCTTCCGACAGGGGCCTTCTTCTATGCGCCCCTGCCGTACGACGATCGCTCCGGGCAGTATCTGTTGCGGGATGAACATGGCCGGCCTTATCAACAGGCCATGTTCGACGACCCACAGTTTGTTCGCCAGGCGGAAGCTTTCTTCCGCGCGCTGGCGGACTATCTGCGTAGCAAAGACCGCCTGGAAGGGGCGCTGGTATACCCGGATGATGAGACGCGCTGGGTTGGCGATGAACCATGGCATGCCGGGCCGCGTGGATATGCCCGGCTGTCCCGGTGGACGGCAATAGTGCGGGTGGCAGGGTTGCGCGTGACGGCTTCCGGCGTAGATCCGGTGCCGCCTGGCCCGGCTGAGCTTGGCTGGCTGGACCCCGATCTGGTGACTGATGATACCCACGTGCATGTGGATGTGCTGGATGCGGCACCGGAGGTTTTTGCGGCCTGGATGTCCAGGCCGGGCAAGAGCAGCAGCGTATACCTGAATGAATATGGCGATCTGATTGACCTGACAGCAGCGATCCAGCGTGGCCTGATCTGGCATGTCTACGCCAGGGATGTGCGGATGATTGCCGGATACTCGGCGCTGGAATGGGTAGGCAGCGAAGACTACGATCTGGTGGACCCGTGGCAGGACGTGACGGCGCTGTACCCGGTATCCGGTTACGGCGGTGGTGCGCTGGTCTGGCCTGGGCCGCAGCCCTCAATCCGCCTGAAACTGTTGCGGGAGGGCCTGGAAGACACTCGCCTGCTGGACCTGTATGCGCAGGCCACTTCGCCTGAGGAAGCCCGCGACCTGGCCAGGCAGCTCACTCCCGGCCCGCTGGCCCACCAGAACCCGCCCGCTGATCTCTGGGATCAGGCACATGAGGCCTTGCTGGTGGCGTTGACTGAGGGTGAACGGGCAGACTTCAGTAACTTCCGCCCGCTGCCAGCGGCAATCACGCAAGACTACTTGCTGATCGATTTTGATCGGCTTGGCCAGCCAGAGGAATGGGGGTTCACCGGTGTGACGGCTGAAGTCGTTGAGTCGCCATGGGCGGAAAGCGGCCAAGCTCTTCGTCTTACATTTGATTCCGAAGCCAACGAGGCCGGGTTGTGGTTTGAAACGTCAGACTGGGAGGGGTGGCGGGCGCTGCAATTTGAGGTCAGGAGTCTCAGCCCTTACTTCACCACACTTGATGTTGGTCTCACAGATGCAGACGGACATTACCTGTTGTTGCCGGACAAAGGGCTGCTGCTAGGGCCGAACGCAGACATGACGGTCACCCTGCCGTTGCTGATTCCAATGGACGAGACGGAGCCTTTTGACTGGTCACAGATCAGGTATTTCAGCCTGCAGGTGGCAACTTCATATGAAGCGCGGGATGGATTCGGTCAGTGGGGTGTCTATCCGCTGGGGAGCCGTACCCTGATTCTTGATAATTTCAGGCTGGTGAAATGA
- a CDS encoding LysM peptidoglycan-binding domain-containing protein, translating to MRLQVRLASLALLSGLVVLILAVIPGVTAQNPTPTLTPTPVPLPACQLYYVTVDEGVVRSCAGTGCSRVGGVRNQEVVCVLGVSETPGWLLIDPEPQNADSPIRYISADIVAPGLPGYTGDVDCEAWEITVPEAVVRRCAAETCAVVGGLPQGTQMCVKEYGGQYEDWLYVDYSSYSPMNGWVFVDVAQRIPAGTPVAIPTPNRPLVIPASILSGAQTQPVALQVTPSPTTAVELAPPTLTPTATLPVCPPGVVTVGGAGELPAYAAEYPFQFTYVVRAGDTLQGVAGRFSTTVDVIRQANALQPAAVILVGQRLIIPVQTADVPGQIVEPVSASAGAPACVTATPTPILAAPQQVVASGPLIAQDVALASFQVSNVDLVSPRSAAQFRLDLPTDWQLDGNNVLYLNLEYTQNLSPLADPMRPLVSILNVRLDDTLISSTTLTAANVGLQTLVIPLPSSLLVTPERTNSHRIDVTFMADDFCDSNSLARAFIRSDLSYFHFEYHRLSPSLDLARYPEPFYHGTVIGTEPETVWLVLPDEPSLADLESAAGIAAALGQLTFGELRIRAALAGGLTDQIRRENNLLLVGEIGKHALIDQLYADNALPTQLSGNVVRLSGQEVAESIGLVQLIANPDNPMRAIGVVTGLNEAALRKAAQALSGPPSVLSLGGPLALVSDVRPKAAVPVGMRTETTLTFAELGVTQMLLAGIGTQTASVRFTAPATATIAPDASVDLIFTYSGALGRGSTVTVLVNNTPIASTLLALESVTGGVVHETDELGRNHLRGRIPPESIQPGAENTLTILVNGIDSNPDDCVFPDPLVAWFNVSPESSIFLPTQTADPAAVTPLLSWFPVPFTSLPDLSDVLISLPRAAGATEIEQGLRMVARLGAETVGGEAFRPRFSVGDLPEGIDLAQYHLIVIGRPSTNPLLAALNADLPQPFVPGTDTLEQKLDDVVYQLPPGYDVGLLEIVKSPWSPERAILVIAGLGDRGQADAVRALADNIYWRGDLEGDVVFVSPNSIAVIDTRTVYAQEDLVTALPELATQSAIAAQATSTPIPVYTVTPGPTPTATATNTPTPVVTATPIVPLPSPTAPTPIPTFPPLDPEQLQPARIGQPEWVNILLVITAVVLVTTILFGILVAARSRRRP from the coding sequence ATGAGACTCCAGGTGCGTTTAGCTTCCCTTGCATTGTTAAGCGGTCTTGTAGTGCTCATACTGGCGGTCATCCCCGGCGTTACTGCCCAGAATCCGACCCCTACTTTGACACCTACCCCGGTTCCTTTGCCGGCCTGCCAGCTCTACTACGTGACTGTGGACGAAGGTGTGGTGCGCTCCTGCGCAGGAACGGGTTGCAGCAGAGTGGGTGGTGTGCGCAACCAGGAGGTTGTGTGCGTTCTGGGCGTTTCAGAGACGCCGGGCTGGCTTCTGATCGATCCAGAACCACAGAATGCTGATTCCCCGATTCGCTATATCAGCGCTGACATTGTAGCTCCTGGTCTGCCTGGCTATACCGGGGATGTTGACTGCGAAGCCTGGGAGATCACTGTGCCGGAAGCTGTTGTCCGGCGCTGCGCGGCGGAAACCTGCGCTGTGGTGGGTGGGTTGCCACAGGGCACCCAGATGTGTGTGAAGGAGTACGGTGGCCAGTACGAAGACTGGCTGTATGTCGATTATTCCAGCTATAGCCCGATGAATGGCTGGGTTTTCGTTGATGTTGCCCAGCGCATCCCTGCCGGGACTCCGGTCGCTATTCCTACGCCCAATCGGCCGCTGGTCATCCCGGCGTCGATCCTCAGCGGTGCACAGACTCAGCCGGTCGCTCTGCAGGTAACACCCTCCCCGACCACTGCTGTGGAACTTGCGCCGCCGACCCTCACGCCAACGGCCACACTTCCGGTTTGTCCGCCAGGAGTGGTGACAGTAGGTGGAGCGGGCGAGCTCCCCGCCTATGCAGCGGAGTATCCATTCCAGTTCACCTACGTTGTACGTGCTGGAGACACGCTTCAGGGGGTAGCCGGTCGATTCTCTACAACCGTAGACGTGATTCGTCAGGCCAATGCCCTGCAACCAGCCGCGGTTATCCTGGTAGGGCAGCGGCTTATCATTCCGGTGCAGACAGCAGATGTCCCCGGACAGATCGTGGAGCCTGTGTCAGCCAGCGCTGGTGCGCCGGCCTGCGTGACCGCAACGCCCACTCCCATTCTGGCGGCGCCTCAGCAGGTGGTGGCCAGTGGCCCCCTGATTGCGCAGGACGTCGCTCTGGCCAGCTTCCAGGTGAGCAATGTTGATCTGGTTTCGCCACGGAGTGCTGCACAGTTCCGGCTGGACTTGCCTACCGATTGGCAGCTGGATGGTAACAACGTTCTGTACCTCAACCTGGAGTACACGCAGAATCTCTCGCCGCTTGCTGATCCCATGCGCCCGCTGGTGAGCATCCTCAATGTCAGGCTGGATGACACGCTGATTTCCTCCACGACACTGACGGCTGCCAACGTGGGGTTACAGACGCTGGTGATCCCGTTGCCCTCGTCGCTGTTAGTCACGCCTGAACGGACTAACAGCCACCGGATCGATGTCACCTTTATGGCGGATGATTTCTGCGACAGTAACTCGCTTGCCAGGGCGTTCATTCGTTCGGACCTGTCATACTTCCACTTCGAATACCACCGGCTATCTCCCAGCCTGGATCTGGCACGGTACCCGGAGCCGTTCTATCACGGGACGGTTATCGGCACCGAGCCGGAGACGGTATGGCTGGTTCTGCCAGATGAGCCTTCGCTGGCCGACCTGGAATCCGCAGCGGGTATTGCGGCGGCGCTGGGCCAGCTCACTTTTGGCGAATTGCGTATCCGTGCTGCACTGGCTGGCGGGTTGACCGATCAGATTCGCCGTGAGAACAACCTGCTGCTTGTCGGTGAGATCGGCAAGCATGCCCTGATCGATCAGTTGTATGCTGACAACGCTCTGCCAACACAGCTCAGCGGCAATGTGGTCAGGCTGAGCGGCCAGGAGGTAGCAGAATCGATCGGGCTTGTTCAACTCATTGCCAACCCGGATAACCCCATGCGCGCCATCGGGGTAGTCACCGGTCTGAACGAAGCGGCGCTGCGCAAAGCAGCCCAGGCACTTTCTGGCCCGCCATCGGTGTTGAGCCTGGGCGGACCACTGGCGCTGGTCAGCGATGTGCGACCCAAGGCGGCAGTCCCGGTTGGCATGCGCACCGAAACCACGCTAACTTTTGCGGAACTTGGCGTGACGCAGATGCTGCTGGCCGGGATCGGCACACAGACAGCCAGTGTCAGGTTTACAGCGCCTGCCACGGCAACAATCGCCCCGGATGCCTCGGTTGATCTCATCTTCACCTATTCCGGGGCACTTGGCCGGGGTTCGACGGTGACCGTGTTGGTGAATAACACGCCCATCGCCAGTACGCTGCTGGCCCTGGAATCGGTTACCGGCGGCGTAGTGCACGAGACCGATGAGTTGGGCCGCAATCACCTGCGGGGGCGCATCCCGCCGGAAAGTATCCAGCCTGGCGCTGAGAATACGTTGACCATCCTGGTTAATGGCATTGACAGTAACCCTGATGATTGCGTATTCCCCGACCCACTGGTTGCCTGGTTCAATGTCAGCCCGGAGAGTTCGATCTTCCTGCCTACCCAGACAGCTGACCCGGCAGCCGTGACGCCGCTGTTAAGCTGGTTCCCGGTACCGTTTACCTCGCTGCCTGATCTCAGTGATGTGTTGATATCTTTGCCACGGGCGGCAGGCGCTACTGAGATCGAACAGGGTCTGCGGATGGTTGCGCGTCTTGGTGCGGAGACCGTTGGTGGGGAGGCGTTCCGCCCGCGGTTCAGCGTCGGAGACCTGCCGGAGGGGATCGACCTGGCCCAGTACCATCTGATCGTCATCGGGCGGCCGTCAACCAATCCGCTGCTGGCAGCTCTCAACGCTGATCTACCGCAGCCTTTCGTCCCGGGCACGGATACACTCGAGCAAAAGCTGGATGACGTAGTCTACCAGTTGCCACCCGGCTACGACGTTGGGTTGCTGGAGATAGTCAAGTCGCCCTGGTCACCGGAGCGAGCCATTCTGGTCATTGCCGGGTTGGGTGATCGCGGTCAGGCGGATGCCGTACGCGCCCTGGCGGATAACATCTACTGGCGTGGCGATTTAGAAGGCGATGTAGTATTTGTCTCGCCGAACTCGATCGCTGTGATTGACACGCGTACGGTGTATGCGCAGGAAGATCTGGTGACGGCGTTGCCGGAACTGGCCACCCAGTCGGCTATCGCGGCTCAGGCGACGAGCACCCCCATCCCGGTCTATACAGTAACACCCGGCCCAACGCCTACAGCAACTGCGACCAATACACCGACACCGGTCGTTACCGCAACACCGATTGTTCCCTTGCCATCGCCGACGGCGCCGACACCGATCCCGACCTTCCCGCCGCTTGATCCGGAGCAACTGCAGCCCGCCCGGATCGGCCAGCCGGAGTGGGTCAATATCCTGCTGGTTATCACAGCGGTTGTACTGGTCACCACGATACTTTTCGGTATCCTGGTTGCCGCACGTTCCCGGAGGCGCCCTTGA